In the Tribolium castaneum strain GA2 chromosome 1, icTriCast1.1, whole genome shotgun sequence genome, one interval contains:
- the TrpA1 gene encoding transient receptor potential cation channel subfamily A member 1 isoform X4, whose translation MMAVCGSVRTAKQWTKVLRLQTFYKKPSVQEINEVLAVAECGNLETFQRLYFADPTRLSIKDSRGRTAAHQAAAKNRITILQFILSQGGDLNNQDNAGNTPLHVAVEHESLDAVDFLLQAGVKTNILNDKKQAAIHLVTELNKVSVLEVMGKHKDKIDILQGGEHGRTALHIAAIYDHEECARILISVFDACPRRPCNNGYYPIHEAAKNASSKTLEIFLQWGESRGCTREEMISFYDSEGNVPLHSAVHGGDIKAVELCLRSGAKISTQQHDLSTPVHLACAQGATDIVKLMFKMQPEEKLPCLASCDVQKMTPLHCAAMFDHPEIVEFLINEGADINPMDKEKRSPLLLAALRGGWRTVHVLIRLGADINVKDVNRRNVLHLVVMNGGRLEQFASEVSKVTAKSQTSLLQLLNEKDINGCSPLHYASREGHIRSLENLIRLGATINLKNNNNESPLHFAARYGRYNTVRQLLDSEKGTFIINESDGEGLTPLHIASKQGHTRVVQLLLNRGALLHRDHNGRNPLHLAAMNGYTQTIELLLSVHSHLLDQTDKDGNTALHLATMENKPNAIALLLSMNCKLLYNQMEMSAIDYAIYYKFPEAALAMVTHEDRAEEVMALKSSKHPYVTLALIASMPRVFEAVQDKCITKANCKKDSKSFYIKYNFSALQCSQFYADMDHKTGDALAISKPIPLPALNAMVSHGRVELLAHPLSQKYLQMKWNSYGKYFHLTNVLFYSIFLTFVTCFAYEIMRHEDQIITYNATNLTHDEYVNFSKANILNVKITPMMYMSALAIITYIILNTIREMVQVYQQKFMYFLDPNNLVTWVLYTCAVVMVFPIFWGTMYELQFSCASVTVFLSWFNLLLLLQRFDQVGIYVVMFLEILQTLIKVLLVFSILIIAFGLAFYILLSRGDHLSFKTIPMSLVRTFSMMLGEIDFLGTYVKPYYLTTEDEKSFLPFPLPAFFILGLFMVLMPILLMNLLIGLAVGDIESVRRNAQLKRLAMQVVLHTELERKLPKMLLERVDKCELIEYPNDTKCKLGFFDSILRKWFGNPFSDEGSHHRHKITARWRRHGLDMAMEGVEDYVVNELDKTKRKLKEITTALETQQQFLRLIVQKMEIKTEADDVDEGVSPNDLKPITGHASKWTSPKIRKKLRSVVSFNNKGSST comes from the exons gtGGCGGAATGCGGCAACTTGGAGACTTTTCAGCGACTGTATTTCGCTGATCCGACCAGGCTTAGTATTAAGGACAGCAGAGGCAGGACTGCAGCTCATCAAGCAGCAGCAAAGAACAGAATTACCATTTTACAATTTATCTTGTCACAAGGAGGCG ATCTTAATAATCAGGATAATGCCGGGAATACGCCTCTTCATGTCGCTGTGGAACACGAGTCGTTGGATGCGGTGGATTTTCTCCTTCAAGC GGGCGTAAAGACGAATATATTAAACGACAAGAAACAAGCCGCCATCCATTTGGTCACCGAGCTTAACAAGGTGTCCGTGCTGGAGGTCATGGGCAAGCATAAGGACAAGATAGACATCCTGCAAGGTGGGGAACATGGCAGGACTGCTCTGCATATCGCTGCCATTTACGACCACGAGGAGTGTGCCAGGATATTG ATCTCCGTCTTCGACGCGTGCCCTCGCCGCCCTTGCAACAACGGCTACTACCCTATTCACGAAGCCGCCAAAAACGCCTCCTCTAAAACCCTCGAGATTTTCCTACAGTGGGGTGAATCACGCGGATGTACACGTGAAGAAATGATTTCGTTTTACGACTCCGAAGGCAACGTTCCGTTACACTCTGCTGTTCACGGTGGAGATATCAAAGCAGTGGAATTGTGTTTACGATCAGGTGCAAAAATAAGCACCCAACAACACGACCTCTCAACCCCTGTACACTTAGCGTGTGCTCAAGGAGCTACAGACATCGTCAAACTCATGTTCAAGATGCAACCGGAAGAGAAATTACCCTGTTTGGCATCATGTGACGTCCAGAAG ATGACCCCACTTCACTGTGCTGCCATGTTCGACCATCCTGAGATCGTCGAGTTTTTGATTAATGAAGGCGCTGATATCAACCCGATGGACAAGGAGAAGCGATCACCTCTACTTCTAGCTGCACTCAGAGGGGGTTGGAGGACAGTTCATGTGCTGATTAGACTAGGGGCCGATATTAACGTTAAAGATGTTAATCGACGGAATGTTTTACATCTGGTGGTGATGAATGGAGGGCGGTTGGAACAATTTGCGTCGGAAGTTAGCAAGGTAACG GCCAAATCGCAAACGAGTCTCCTCCAACTGCTCAACGAAAAAGACATTAACGGCTGTTCGCCTCTTCACTACGCCAGTAGAGAGGGCCATATCAGAAGTTTAGAAAATTTGATTCGACTTGGAGCCACCATCAACctcaaaaacaacaacaacgaaagtCCTTTACATTTTGCCGCTAG ATATGGGCGCTACAACACAGTCCGCCAACTCCTGGACTCAGAAAAAGGCACTTTCATAATCAACGAAAGCGACGGCGAGGGTCTCACCCCCCTCCACATCGCTTCCAAGCAAGGCCACACCCGCGTTGTCCAGCTCCTCCTCAACCGTGGCGCTCTTCTCCATCGTGACCACAACGGACGCAACCCCCTCCACCTTGCTGCCATGAACGGCTACACCCAAACCATCGAGCTCCTCCTCTCTGTCCACTCCCACCTTCTGGACCAGACTGACAAAGACGGCAACACGGCCTTACATTTAGCCACAATGGAGAATAAACCAAACGCTATCGCTCTCCTTCTCTCAATGAACTGCAAACTTTTGTACAACCAGATGGAGATGAGTGCCATTGACTACGCCATCTATTACAAATTTCCCGAAGCTGCCTTGGCCATGGTCACGCATGAGGACCGGGCCGAGGAAGTTATGGCCTTAAAATCGAGCAAACATCCATATGTCACTCTTGCACTGATTGCTTCGATGCCACGAGTGTTTGAAGCTGTTCAAGACAAGTGTATCACCAAAGCCAACTGCAAGAAGGACTCAAAGTCGTTCTAT ATTAAATACAACTTTTCGGCCTTGCAATGCTCACAGTTTTACGCCGATATGGACCATAAGACAGGAGATGCTCTTGCTATTTCTAAACCTATTCCTTTGCCGGCTTTAAAC GCAATGGTTTCGCACGGTAGAGTTGAACTGTTGGCCCACCCATTGAGCCAAAAGTACCTCCAAATGAAATGGAACTCGTACGGAAAGTACTTCCATCTAACTAACGTCCTATTCTACAGTATTTTCCTAACTTTTGTGACGTGTTTCGCGTACGAAATCATGCGACACGAGGATCAAATCATAACTTACAATGCCACCAACTTGACACATGAT GAATACGTTAATTTTAGCAAAGCCAATATACTAAACGTCAAGATAACACCAATGATGTACATGAGTGCCCTTGCTATCATCACTTACATTATCTTGAACACCATACGCGAAATGGTTCAAGTGTACCAACAAAAGTTTATGTATTTCCTGGATCCTAACAATTTAGTGACTTGGGTACTTTATACATGTGCAGTAGTTATggtttttccgattttttggGGCACCATGTACGAGCTCCAATTCTCGTGTGCTTCAGTCACTGTTTTCCTGAGTTGGTTCAACCTTCTCCTCCTGTTGCAACGTTTCGACCAAGTGGGGATTTACGTAGTTATGTTTCTCGAGATCTTGCAAACACTTATAAAAGTACTCCTCGTGTTCTCCATCCTGATTATTGCATTTGGTCTTGCGTTCTATATTTTATTGTCACGG GGTGACCATCTTAGCTTCAAAACGATACCAATGAGTCTAGTTCGGACGTTTTCAATGATGTTGGGCGAGATTGATTTTTTGGGGACGTACGTCAAGCCGTACTACTTGACCACGGAAGACGAGAAGTCATTTTTGCCCTTCCCCCTTCCTGCGTTTTTCATTTTGGGGCTCTTTATGGTGCTGATGCCCATCCTTTTGATGAATTTGCTCATTGGTTTGGCCGTTGGTGACATAGAATCAGTCAGGAGGAACGCTCAGTTGAAACGATTGGCAATGCAG GTGGTTTTGCACACGGAACTCGAGCGCAAACTCCCTAAAATGCTCCTGGAACGTGTTGACAAGTGCGAACTGATCGAATATCCCAACGATACCAAGTGCAAGCTGGGTTTCTTCGACTCCATCTTGCGCAAATGGTTCGGGAACCCGTTTTCGGACGAGG GGAGTCACCACAGACACAAGATCACAGCAAGATGGCGGCGTCATG GTTTGGACATGGCGATGGAAGGTGTCGAGGATTACGTTGTGAACGAACTCGACAAAACCAAGAGAAAGTTGAAGGAAATAACCACAGCTTTGGAGACACAGCAGCAGTTTTTGAGGCTGATTGtgcaaaaaatggaaattaagACGGAAGCTGACGATGTTGACGAGGGGGTTTCCCCAAATGACCTTAAACCCATCACGGGACATGCGAGCAAGTGGACTTCGCCCAAAATCAGGAAGAAGTTGCGGTCGGTGGTCAGTTTCAACAATAAAGGCAGCAGCACTTAG